The following are encoded together in the Dama dama isolate Ldn47 chromosome 27, ASM3311817v1, whole genome shotgun sequence genome:
- the MC5R gene encoding melanocortin receptor 5 isoform X1 gives MRNNDLLLRRGAMNSSFHLHFLDLGLNATEGNLSGLSVRNASSPCEDMGIAVEVFLALGLISLLENILVIGAIVRNRNLHTPMYFFVGSLAVADMLVSLSNSWETITIYLLTNKHLVMADASVRHLDNVFDSMICISVVASMCSLLAIAVDRYVTIFYALRYQRIMTGRRSGAIIAGIWAFCTSCGTVFIVYYESTYVVVCLIAMFLTMLLLMASLYTHMFLLARTHVRRIAALPGHSSVRQRTGVKGAVTLAMLLGVFIVCWAPFFLHLILMISCPQNLYCSCFMSHFNMYLILIMCNSVIDPLIYAFRSQEMRKTFKEIICFQGFRTPCRFPSRY, from the exons ATGAGAAACAA TGATCTGCTGCTCAGAAGAGGAGCGATGAACTCCTCATTCCACCTGCACTTCTTGGATCTTGGGCTGAACGCCACGGAAGGCAACCTCTCAGGACTGAGTGTCCGGAATGCATCCTCACCATGTGAGGACATGGGCATCGCGGTGGAGGTGTTCCTGGCCCTGGGCCTTATCAGCCTGCTGGAGAACATCCTGGTCATTGGGGCCATCGTGAGGAACCGGAACCTGCatacccccatgtacttcttcgtGGGCAGTTTGGCGGTGGCCGACATGCTGGTGAGTTTGTCCAACTCCTGGGAGACCATCACCATCTATCTGCTCACCAACAAGCATCTGGTGATGGCCGATGCCTCTGTGCGGCACCTGGACAACGTGTTCGACTCCATGATCTGCATCTCCGTGGTGGCCTCCATGTGCAGCCTGCTGGCGATCGCTGTGGACCGCTATGTCACCATCTTCTACGCCCTGCGCTACCAGCGCATCATGACGGGGCGGCGCTCAGGGGCCATCATCGCTGGCATCTGGGCCTTCTGCACCAGCTGCGGCACCGTCTTCATCGTGTACTACGAGTCCACGTACGTGGTCGTCTGCCTCATCGCCATGTTCCTCACTATGCTGCTCCTCATGGCGTCTCTGTACACCCACATGTTCCTCCTGGCTCGAACCCACGTCCGGCGCATCGCCGCCCTGCCCGGGCACAGCTCCGTGCGGCAGAGGACTGGCGTGAAGGGCGCCGTCACCCTGGCCATGCTGCTGGGCGTCTTCATCGTGTGCTGGGCCCCCTTCTTCCTCCACCTCATCCTGATGATTTCGTGTCCTCAGAACCTCTACTGCTCTTGCTTCATGTCTCACTTCAACATGTACCTCATCCTCATCATGTGCAACTCTGTGATTGACCCTCTGATATACGCCTTCCGCAGCCAAGAGATGCGGAAGACCTTTAAGGAGATTATTTGTTTTCAGGGCTTCAGAACCCCCTGTAGGTTCCCGAGTAGGTACTAA
- the MC5R gene encoding melanocortin receptor 5 isoform X2, with product MNSSFHLHFLDLGLNATEGNLSGLSVRNASSPCEDMGIAVEVFLALGLISLLENILVIGAIVRNRNLHTPMYFFVGSLAVADMLVSLSNSWETITIYLLTNKHLVMADASVRHLDNVFDSMICISVVASMCSLLAIAVDRYVTIFYALRYQRIMTGRRSGAIIAGIWAFCTSCGTVFIVYYESTYVVVCLIAMFLTMLLLMASLYTHMFLLARTHVRRIAALPGHSSVRQRTGVKGAVTLAMLLGVFIVCWAPFFLHLILMISCPQNLYCSCFMSHFNMYLILIMCNSVIDPLIYAFRSQEMRKTFKEIICFQGFRTPCRFPSRY from the coding sequence ATGAACTCCTCATTCCACCTGCACTTCTTGGATCTTGGGCTGAACGCCACGGAAGGCAACCTCTCAGGACTGAGTGTCCGGAATGCATCCTCACCATGTGAGGACATGGGCATCGCGGTGGAGGTGTTCCTGGCCCTGGGCCTTATCAGCCTGCTGGAGAACATCCTGGTCATTGGGGCCATCGTGAGGAACCGGAACCTGCatacccccatgtacttcttcgtGGGCAGTTTGGCGGTGGCCGACATGCTGGTGAGTTTGTCCAACTCCTGGGAGACCATCACCATCTATCTGCTCACCAACAAGCATCTGGTGATGGCCGATGCCTCTGTGCGGCACCTGGACAACGTGTTCGACTCCATGATCTGCATCTCCGTGGTGGCCTCCATGTGCAGCCTGCTGGCGATCGCTGTGGACCGCTATGTCACCATCTTCTACGCCCTGCGCTACCAGCGCATCATGACGGGGCGGCGCTCAGGGGCCATCATCGCTGGCATCTGGGCCTTCTGCACCAGCTGCGGCACCGTCTTCATCGTGTACTACGAGTCCACGTACGTGGTCGTCTGCCTCATCGCCATGTTCCTCACTATGCTGCTCCTCATGGCGTCTCTGTACACCCACATGTTCCTCCTGGCTCGAACCCACGTCCGGCGCATCGCCGCCCTGCCCGGGCACAGCTCCGTGCGGCAGAGGACTGGCGTGAAGGGCGCCGTCACCCTGGCCATGCTGCTGGGCGTCTTCATCGTGTGCTGGGCCCCCTTCTTCCTCCACCTCATCCTGATGATTTCGTGTCCTCAGAACCTCTACTGCTCTTGCTTCATGTCTCACTTCAACATGTACCTCATCCTCATCATGTGCAACTCTGTGATTGACCCTCTGATATACGCCTTCCGCAGCCAAGAGATGCGGAAGACCTTTAAGGAGATTATTTGTTTTCAGGGCTTCAGAACCCCCTGTAGGTTCCCGAGTAGGTACTAA